A stretch of the Filimonas lacunae genome encodes the following:
- a CDS encoding serine O-acetyltransferase yields the protein MNNYQQLIKELVEKNQGNFAGYPSKQLAAEFADRLFQFLFGYSKKRLNSSQEVENEYRLLKSHLQTLLQEVIHEAAVIEKATEDFFEAIPNIYHVLLEDAHAILRTDPAAKSIEEVLMAYPGFYATAIYRVAHQLLVSDVPVIPRLLTEHAHSQTGIDIHPGAVIGKAFAIDHGTGLVIGETTVIGDHVKIYQGVTLGALSVDKSRANIKRHPTVEDNVIIYSGSTILGGDTIIGRDSIIGGNVFLTYSIPSSSVVYHKSEIKVKDNNPFPEPLNFVI from the coding sequence ATGAACAATTATCAACAACTGATTAAAGAACTGGTAGAAAAGAATCAGGGCAATTTTGCCGGTTATCCGAGCAAGCAGCTGGCAGCAGAATTTGCTGACAGGTTGTTCCAGTTTCTTTTTGGATACTCAAAAAAGCGTTTAAATAGCAGCCAGGAAGTTGAAAATGAATACCGGTTGTTGAAAAGTCACCTGCAAACCTTGCTGCAGGAAGTGATTCATGAAGCAGCTGTGATTGAAAAGGCAACAGAAGATTTTTTTGAAGCTATTCCCAACATATACCATGTGTTGCTGGAAGATGCCCATGCTATCCTGCGTACCGATCCGGCAGCCAAATCTATTGAAGAGGTGTTGATGGCTTACCCGGGGTTTTATGCTACGGCTATTTACCGCGTGGCGCACCAGTTACTGGTGTCGGATGTGCCGGTAATACCCCGTTTGTTAACAGAGCATGCACATAGCCAAACAGGTATTGACATTCATCCCGGTGCAGTGATAGGAAAGGCTTTTGCCATAGACCACGGAACAGGCCTGGTGATTGGCGAAACCACGGTAATCGGCGATCATGTGAAAATATACCAGGGTGTTACATTGGGGGCATTAAGCGTAGATAAGTCAAGAGCCAACATAAAGCGTCATCCAACGGTGGAAGATAATGTGATCATTTATTCAGGCTCTACCATCCTGGGCGGCGATACGATCATTGGCAGGGATAGCATTATAGGTGGTAACGTGTTTCTTACGTATAGTATTCCTTCTTCTTCGGTTGTTTACCATAAAAGTGAAATCAAAGTAAAAGACAATAACCCATTTCCTGAACCATTGAATTTTGTAATATGA
- a CDS encoding diflavin oxidoreductase yields the protein MLAEPNLKLFRDLVSNASRDELIWMNGFLAGLMQSASPAKEEPTAVAAVQVKKITITYGTETGNAKKVATQFAAVAKKKGITVKLSGLDQYRLTDLSKEEYLFTVVSTQGDGEPPATAKKFYDYIHQQDVQLGNLKFGVLGLGDTSYPLFCKTAEDVDGRLEKLGGKRVLALQKCDTDYEQDAQLWFEKVLQTLASAGGSSAASSAAPKKSSHKKIYTGSIATNINLNDRDSKKETYHVEIATDEEVDYQPGDAIGIVPHNKKQWVEAILTVTGMRPDYEVTYKDITTTAEELLWKRLNIVHLSERVVAKYAQVTGQEIPATRIDLVDLLKIYPVKDVAQFEEVIGILESIVPRLYSISSSPAAHSGEVHVTVARDCFPVNDEKKYGLCSDFLSQLEVGNTLDFYIHKNNQFRLPAEDKDVIMVGPGTGIAPFRSFIAERDAAGASGRNWLFFGEQHFVSDFLYQTEIQNYVQTGVLHKVSLAFSRDQQQKIYVQHRMQQQAAELWQWLSEGAYVYVCGAKAPMSIDVEQALLDVIVQQGNKTAEEAAVYLEQLSEEGRYLKDVY from the coding sequence ATGTTAGCAGAGCCTAATTTAAAATTATTTCGCGACCTGGTAAGCAATGCTTCCCGCGATGAACTGATATGGATGAACGGCTTCCTGGCTGGTTTAATGCAAAGTGCATCACCCGCTAAGGAAGAGCCGACAGCAGTGGCTGCTGTGCAGGTAAAGAAAATTACTATTACGTATGGCACCGAAACCGGTAACGCTAAAAAAGTGGCTACCCAGTTTGCGGCAGTGGCCAAGAAAAAAGGCATTACGGTAAAACTATCTGGCCTTGATCAATACCGTTTAACGGATCTATCCAAAGAGGAATACCTGTTTACAGTGGTAAGCACGCAAGGCGATGGTGAACCGCCTGCCACTGCTAAAAAGTTTTATGACTACATACACCAGCAGGATGTGCAGTTGGGTAACCTGAAATTTGGCGTGCTGGGACTGGGCGATACCTCTTATCCTCTATTTTGCAAAACGGCAGAAGATGTGGATGGCAGGCTGGAAAAGCTGGGAGGTAAAAGAGTGCTGGCCCTGCAAAAATGTGATACAGACTATGAGCAGGATGCGCAGCTGTGGTTTGAGAAAGTGCTGCAAACACTGGCCAGCGCTGGTGGTAGCAGCGCAGCATCTTCCGCAGCGCCTAAAAAGTCTTCTCATAAAAAAATATATACAGGTAGCATTGCTACCAATATTAATTTAAACGACCGTGACTCGAAAAAGGAAACCTATCATGTGGAAATAGCCACGGATGAAGAAGTGGATTACCAGCCGGGCGATGCTATTGGTATTGTGCCGCATAATAAAAAGCAGTGGGTAGAAGCGATACTTACCGTAACAGGTATGAGACCTGACTATGAGGTTACTTATAAAGACATTACCACTACCGCCGAAGAACTGTTGTGGAAGCGGTTGAACATTGTACACCTGTCGGAAAGGGTAGTTGCTAAGTATGCACAGGTAACCGGCCAGGAAATACCTGCCACAAGAATTGACCTGGTAGACCTGTTGAAGATATACCCGGTAAAAGATGTGGCGCAGTTTGAAGAGGTGATAGGTATACTGGAATCTATTGTACCGCGCTTGTATTCTATATCTTCTTCACCGGCAGCACATAGCGGCGAGGTTCATGTAACCGTAGCGCGCGATTGCTTCCCGGTAAATGATGAAAAGAAATATGGTTTATGTTCTGATTTTTTATCACAGCTGGAAGTTGGTAATACATTGGATTTTTACATTCATAAGAATAACCAGTTTCGCCTGCCGGCCGAAGATAAGGATGTGATAATGGTAGGCCCAGGCACCGGCATTGCACCTTTTCGTTCTTTCATAGCCGAAAGGGATGCAGCAGGCGCCAGCGGTCGCAATTGGCTATTTTTTGGCGAGCAGCATTTTGTAAGTGATTTTTTATATCAGACCGAAATTCAGAATTATGTGCAAACGGGTGTGCTGCATAAAGTAAGCCTTGCTTTCTCGCGCGATCAGCAACAGAAAATATATGTACAGCATCGCATGCAACAGCAGGCTGCTGAATTATGGCAGTGGCTGTCAGAAGGTGCTTATGTATATGTGTGTGGCGCAAAAGCCCCGATGAGTATTGATGTTGAACAGGCTTTGCTGGATGTTATAGTGCAGCAGGGTAATAAAACCGCAGAAGAAGCGGCTGTGTACCTGGAACAATTATCAGAAGAGGGCAGGTATTTAAAAGATGTGTATTAG
- a CDS encoding TonB-dependent receptor, with translation MKLLPTLQKNISTTLSILLLQIVFTVTATAQGNALIEISGKVTNEQKEALSDVSIHIKGTVAGTVSNSTGDFRLRTKLKLPLVLVFSSVGFKPQEFVVNELGSSLQVALVTQTYIGNDVVVTASRVPESILKSPVAIEKLDIRAIRESPAPSFYDALETVKGVQMTTSSLTFKVPNTRGFNIPNNFRFMQLVDGVDMQAATLGVPLGNAIGPTELDIESVEITPGAASALYGMNAINGMANLLTKSPFTSQGLSVYQKTGINHVGGTGRDLSNLTETAIRYAQAFNNKFAFKLNASYLRGTDWLSDTRKDQNPNNLKSANPAYPELNGDNNQVYDGWNKYGDDALAGSNTVSVGNLTINGQANQTLTVARTGYWEKDLVSPTVDNLKLDAALHFRPTEHLEVSYAYRFGKMDGVFQRGNKVQLDNVRVQNHKIEIKGEDFLIRSYLSLENTGDSYNVKPLADNMDLFSGGSGTTWGNTYKTALNAYGNANGGLTSANLAAATRYARAQADAPRAEPGTARFDSIKNVIRHINNWDIKSGAIPDAPVTGGAALIQKSRMFHIEGQWNLSKYVKVVDLLVGGDARVYTIIPDGNNFVDFSRPISERNKPLADGTYGNNIHYKKYGGFAQVTKTLLEEKLKLFASLRYDYNPEFKPKFTPRVAAVYTLNKSHNFRVTFQQGYRFPALFEALSYVNNGRVKRVGSLSYINEGLGYLNNSYTQSSVVNFNAAVKAAGNTDAAALANRNLLVAANLPDARPERIQSFEFGYKSVLLNNKLIIDIDAYTNKYDGFLGQVQVYVPKGETIGSDAAVIAMVDRNRDSTGASGVNAGSKGQERYRVYTNAKNTYTNYGFAVGVTYNFYKRFVIGGNTSFNTMKSGASDDIFVTGFNTPKWAANISFGNREIVKNFGFNVVYKWQQAFLWESPLVTGSVAAIHSVDAQVTYRVPQSKTTIKVGGSNIFNSNYIQYAGGPTLGGLYYAAITIDGLLTK, from the coding sequence ATGAAACTATTGCCTACTTTACAAAAAAACATCTCAACCACCCTGTCAATACTATTGTTGCAGATAGTGTTTACTGTTACTGCAACGGCACAGGGTAATGCTTTGATTGAAATATCGGGTAAGGTTACCAACGAACAAAAGGAAGCTTTATCGGATGTAAGCATACATATTAAGGGTACTGTAGCTGGTACAGTAAGCAACAGCACAGGAGACTTCAGGTTGCGTACCAAATTGAAATTGCCACTGGTGCTGGTATTTTCTTCTGTAGGTTTTAAACCACAGGAGTTTGTGGTGAATGAGCTGGGGTCATCGTTACAGGTGGCACTGGTTACACAAACTTATATCGGTAACGATGTGGTAGTAACCGCTTCCCGTGTTCCAGAAAGTATTTTAAAATCGCCTGTAGCTATTGAAAAGCTGGATATACGGGCTATACGCGAAAGTCCGGCTCCCAGTTTTTACGATGCATTAGAAACCGTAAAGGGGGTGCAAATGACCACTTCCAGCTTAACCTTTAAAGTACCTAATACACGCGGTTTTAACATTCCTAACAACTTCCGCTTTATGCAGCTGGTAGATGGGGTGGATATGCAGGCTGCTACGCTGGGTGTACCATTGGGTAATGCCATTGGGCCCACCGAACTGGATATAGAAAGCGTGGAAATTACGCCTGGTGCAGCTTCGGCGTTATATGGTATGAATGCCATTAACGGTATGGCTAACCTGCTTACCAAAAGTCCTTTCACCAGCCAGGGGCTAAGTGTGTATCAGAAAACAGGCATCAACCACGTGGGCGGTACAGGACGCGATTTAAGTAATCTTACAGAAACAGCTATCCGTTATGCCCAGGCATTTAATAATAAATTTGCTTTTAAATTAAATGCCAGCTATCTGCGTGGTACAGACTGGTTGTCTGATACCCGTAAAGATCAGAATCCGAATAACCTGAAATCGGCTAACCCTGCTTATCCCGAACTAAATGGTGATAATAACCAGGTGTATGATGGATGGAACAAATATGGTGATGATGCGCTGGCGGGTAGTAACACGGTTTCTGTAGGAAACTTAACTATTAATGGTCAGGCCAATCAAACATTAACGGTAGCACGTACAGGTTATTGGGAAAAAGACCTGGTAAGCCCAACCGTGGATAACCTGAAACTGGACGCTGCTTTGCATTTCAGACCAACTGAGCATTTAGAAGTTTCTTATGCCTACCGTTTTGGTAAAATGGATGGAGTGTTTCAACGCGGTAATAAAGTGCAGCTGGACAACGTGCGTGTGCAAAATCATAAGATAGAAATTAAGGGAGAAGACTTTTTAATTCGCAGTTACCTGTCACTGGAAAACACAGGTGATTCGTATAACGTAAAACCTTTGGCTGACAATATGGATTTGTTTAGCGGAGGAAGTGGTACTACCTGGGGCAATACCTATAAAACAGCATTGAATGCATATGGAAATGCCAATGGTGGTTTAACATCTGCCAACCTTGCTGCGGCAACCCGATACGCCCGTGCACAGGCAGATGCGCCGCGTGCGGAGCCTGGTACAGCCCGTTTTGATTCTATTAAAAATGTAATCCGGCATATTAATAACTGGGATATTAAATCCGGAGCCATACCTGATGCTCCTGTAACCGGTGGTGCTGCTTTAATTCAAAAGAGTCGCATGTTTCATATAGAAGGCCAGTGGAACCTGAGCAAATATGTGAAGGTTGTAGATCTGCTGGTGGGTGGTGATGCCAGGGTATATACTATCATCCCGGATGGTAACAACTTCGTGGATTTCAGCCGGCCTATCAGTGAGCGCAATAAACCTTTGGCCGATGGTACTTATGGCAATAATATACATTATAAGAAATATGGCGGCTTTGCGCAGGTTACGAAAACCTTGTTAGAAGAAAAGCTGAAATTGTTTGCTTCGTTACGGTATGATTATAACCCGGAGTTTAAACCTAAGTTCACACCCAGGGTGGCGGCAGTGTACACATTGAACAAAAGCCATAACTTTAGGGTAACCTTCCAGCAAGGATATCGTTTTCCTGCTTTGTTTGAAGCCTTGTCTTATGTAAATAACGGAAGGGTAAAACGTGTGGGTAGCCTTTCTTATATTAATGAAGGATTGGGGTATTTGAATAATAGCTATACACAGTCTTCGGTGGTAAACTTCAATGCGGCTGTAAAAGCAGCGGGAAATACGGATGCGGCTGCGTTGGCTAACCGCAACCTGCTGGTGGCTGCTAATTTGCCCGATGCACGTCCTGAACGCATTCAATCGTTTGAATTTGGTTATAAAAGCGTACTGCTGAACAATAAGCTGATTATTGATATTGACGCATATACCAATAAATATGATGGCTTTTTAGGGCAAGTACAGGTATATGTGCCTAAAGGAGAAACAATAGGTTCAGATGCGGCAGTAATTGCTATGGTTGACAGAAACCGTGATTCTACCGGCGCTTCCGGTGTAAATGCCGGCAGTAAAGGGCAGGAGCGTTATCGCGTATATACAAATGCTAAAAATACCTACACCAACTACGGATTTGCTGTGGGCGTAACCTATAATTTTTATAAGCGTTTTGTAATTGGCGGTAACACCAGCTTTAATACCATGAAGTCTGGTGCCAGTGATGATATTTTCGTTACCGGCTTTAACACCCCTAAATGGGCTGCCAACATCAGCTTTGGTAACAGGGAAATAGTAAAGAATTTTGGATTTAATGTAGTGTACAAATGGCAGCAGGCATTTTTATGGGAAAGCCCGCTGGTTACAGGAAGCGTAGCCGCTATTCATTCAGTGGATGCACAGGTTACTTATCGTGTACCGCAATCTAAAACCACCATTAAAGTAGGTGGTTCCAATATATTTAACTCCAACTATATACAGTATGCTGGTGGTCCAACATTGGGTGGGTTATACTATGCTGCTATTACGATAGATGGATTGTTGACAAAGTAA
- the cysK gene encoding cysteine synthase A, whose amino-acid sequence MKAGNILATIGNTPHVRINRLYGSEANVWIKLERANPGNSIKDRIALAMIEDAEQKGFLNKDSVIIEPTSGNTGIGLALVAAVKGYRLILVMPESMSVERRKLMAAYGAEFVLTPREKGMKGAIERANELKEITPGAWIPQQFDNAANTEIHRKTTAQEILNDFPEGIDYLITGVGTGGHITGVAEILKAKFPALQVFAVEPELSPVLSGGTPGPHPLQGIGAGFVPSILNTGILDGVITVTKDDSFYYAQRLAKEEGIFAGISTGASLAAVAQKLASVSKGATVLTFNYDTGERYLSIEGLY is encoded by the coding sequence ATGAAAGCAGGCAATATTTTAGCGACAATCGGAAATACGCCCCATGTTCGTATTAACCGTTTGTATGGCAGTGAAGCGAATGTGTGGATAAAGTTAGAGCGGGCCAACCCGGGTAATAGCATTAAAGACCGTATTGCACTGGCTATGATTGAAGATGCCGAGCAAAAAGGTTTTTTAAACAAAGACAGCGTAATTATAGAACCTACTTCGGGTAACACTGGTATAGGACTGGCGCTGGTAGCAGCAGTAAAAGGTTACCGCCTGATTCTGGTAATGCCCGAATCAATGAGTGTGGAACGCAGAAAGCTGATGGCTGCTTACGGGGCAGAGTTTGTGTTAACACCCCGCGAAAAAGGTATGAAAGGTGCCATTGAGCGCGCGAATGAATTAAAGGAGATTACACCGGGCGCATGGATTCCGCAGCAGTTTGATAACGCGGCCAACACAGAAATTCATCGCAAAACCACTGCACAGGAAATTTTAAATGATTTTCCCGAAGGCATTGATTACCTGATCACCGGTGTAGGTACCGGCGGGCATATTACCGGTGTGGCAGAAATACTGAAAGCTAAATTTCCGGCTTTGCAGGTGTTTGCTGTAGAACCTGAGTTATCGCCTGTGTTAAGTGGTGGTACACCGGGGCCGCATCCATTGCAAGGGATTGGAGCTGGTTTTGTGCCCTCTATTTTAAACACAGGTATACTGGACGGTGTGATCACGGTAACAAAGGATGATTCTTTTTACTATGCACAGCGCCTGGCAAAAGAGGAAGGCATTTTTGCAGGTATTTCAACCGGAGCGTCTTTAGCTGCTGTAGCGCAAAAACTGGCATCTGTTTCTAAAGGAGCTACCGTACTTACATTTAACTACGATACCGGAGAACGGTATTTGTCAATAGAAGGTTTGTATTAA
- a CDS encoding NADPH-dependent assimilatory sulfite reductase hemoprotein subunit: MKEQQLNLSPIEKIKQASDGLRGTLKESLQEQLTGALYEDDQALVKFHGMYQQDDRDRREERSAKKLEWLYSYMIRLRLPGGFITGEQWEALHHIAGEHATGVIKITTRQTIQLHGILKSHVKPTIQDFHTAGLDSISACGDVNRNVICAAHPKQSAIHEQVFAYADKLSQLGLPKTRAYYEIWLDEQPLTNKKEEEDDLYQDRYLPRKFKMAIVIPPNNDVDVFANDLGLIAVIENNELKGFNIAAGGGLGTTHGNPNTYPRLATVLGFVDTEEKVLKAAYEIITIQRDYGNRSDRKMSRLKYTIDKMGVEEFKAELEKRCGFTLAPARPYAFTERVDYFGWQQNHEGKWYYTVFAENGRVMDTESLPLKTALLEVAKTRKANFRFTANQKLILADISAEDKELVHGILEQYGIIVHTDNASSMRKNAVACVAFNTCPLALAEAQRYLPTLIGKIEPLLQKHKLGDDAISVRMTGCPNGCGRPYVAEIGFIGTGYGHYNMHIGGDREGTRLNLKYKENINEETILEELDGLLGKYSKKRKKNETFGDFVIREKIIG; this comes from the coding sequence ATGAAAGAGCAACAACTGAATTTATCTCCTATAGAAAAAATAAAACAAGCCAGTGACGGCTTACGGGGCACTTTGAAAGAAAGCCTGCAGGAGCAACTAACCGGCGCTTTATATGAAGATGACCAGGCCCTGGTAAAGTTTCATGGTATGTACCAGCAGGACGACCGTGACCGCAGGGAGGAAAGGAGCGCTAAAAAACTGGAATGGTTATATTCTTATATGATTCGCCTGCGCCTGCCCGGTGGTTTTATTACCGGCGAGCAATGGGAAGCATTACATCATATAGCCGGTGAACATGCTACCGGCGTAATTAAAATAACCACCCGGCAAACCATTCAGCTGCATGGTATTTTAAAGTCGCATGTAAAACCTACTATACAGGATTTTCATACTGCCGGGCTGGATTCTATTTCTGCCTGCGGTGATGTGAACAGGAATGTGATTTGCGCGGCCCATCCCAAGCAGTCGGCTATTCATGAACAGGTATTTGCCTATGCCGATAAACTAAGCCAGCTGGGTTTGCCTAAAACACGGGCCTATTACGAAATATGGCTGGATGAACAACCACTGACGAATAAGAAAGAAGAAGAGGATGATTTGTACCAGGACAGGTACTTGCCACGTAAGTTTAAAATGGCCATTGTTATACCACCTAATAATGATGTGGACGTATTTGCCAACGACCTGGGGTTAATAGCAGTTATTGAGAACAATGAACTGAAAGGCTTTAATATAGCAGCAGGTGGCGGCCTGGGCACTACACATGGTAACCCTAATACCTACCCGCGACTGGCTACCGTATTGGGTTTTGTAGATACAGAAGAGAAGGTGCTGAAAGCGGCGTATGAAATTATTACCATACAGCGCGATTATGGCAACAGGAGCGACCGTAAAATGTCGCGCTTGAAATATACCATTGATAAGATGGGAGTTGAGGAATTTAAAGCCGAACTGGAAAAGCGTTGTGGTTTTACGCTGGCGCCTGCGCGGCCTTATGCTTTTACCGAACGTGTAGATTATTTTGGTTGGCAGCAGAATCATGAAGGTAAATGGTATTACACGGTGTTTGCCGAAAATGGCCGTGTGATGGATACAGAATCATTACCTTTAAAGACTGCGTTGCTGGAGGTGGCTAAAACCCGTAAAGCCAATTTCAGGTTTACTGCTAACCAGAAACTGATACTGGCAGATATAAGTGCAGAAGATAAAGAGTTGGTGCATGGTATACTGGAGCAATATGGCATTATTGTACATACCGATAATGCCAGCAGCATGCGAAAAAATGCGGTGGCCTGTGTGGCCTTTAACACCTGCCCGCTGGCGCTGGCAGAAGCGCAACGTTACCTGCCCACCCTGATTGGTAAAATAGAACCTTTACTACAAAAGCATAAACTGGGCGATGATGCTATCAGTGTGCGCATGACCGGTTGCCCCAATGGATGTGGCAGACCTTATGTAGCAGAGATTGGTTTTATAGGAACAGGTTACGGACATTATAACATGCACATAGGGGGCGACAGGGAAGGTACACGCCTGAATTTGAAGTATAAGGAAAACATAAACGAAGAAACCATATTGGAAGAGCTGGATGGTTTGCTGGGTAAGTATAGTAAGAAACGTAAGAAGAACGAAACGTTTGGCGATTTTGTTATACGCGAAAAAATTATTGGATAA
- a CDS encoding TSUP family transporter yields the protein MEQDVVTEALAGTVPAAQQNRLFPVFLKLEQMHVLLVGAGKVGLEKLNALVGNAPAARITIVAKQVSEEVHNLAAAHALVTILERPFEPADLDDKDIVLVAVDDKETSEYIRVLANGRKLLVNVADTPGLCDFYLGSVVQKGDLKIAISTNGKSPTAAKRLREVFQESIPAGVEEMISNLHHIRNGLNGDFASKVEQLNAITRPLVESTVTRRERKWRKIATYSVAAFGLMLIGHFILSYLPLQQLADSTIAWYGTLDSNFHWILLAGFLAQIVDGALGMGYGVTSATILLSAGINLSAISSSIHTAEMFASGASGYSHYKFGNVNKKLFRVLVIPGVIGAVAGAWLLSKYGDSYANYLKPVMAAYTLLLGVRILFNAFRKQMRKKKFKNYRVLAVVGGFLDSFGGGGWGPIVTSTLIARGRNPKYVIGSISLTEFFVTLASALTFFSLIGVSHWQAIIALILGGLIAAPIAAKIAGKLPRKASFILLGVLVIVWSLRILVKIF from the coding sequence ATGGAACAAGATGTAGTAACTGAAGCACTGGCCGGCACAGTACCTGCGGCCCAACAGAACAGGCTGTTCCCGGTTTTTCTGAAACTGGAACAAATGCATGTGTTACTGGTGGGTGCGGGTAAAGTAGGGCTGGAAAAGCTGAATGCGCTGGTGGGCAATGCCCCGGCTGCCCGTATTACTATTGTGGCGAAGCAGGTAAGCGAAGAAGTGCATAACCTGGCTGCAGCGCATGCTTTGGTTACCATTTTGGAGCGACCTTTTGAACCTGCTGATCTCGACGATAAGGATATTGTGCTGGTAGCGGTAGACGATAAAGAAACCAGTGAATATATACGTGTGCTGGCCAATGGCCGCAAGCTGCTGGTGAATGTGGCTGATACGCCTGGTTTATGTGATTTTTACCTGGGATCGGTAGTGCAGAAAGGCGATTTAAAAATTGCTATCTCTACCAATGGTAAATCGCCTACCGCTGCCAAGCGTTTGCGTGAGGTGTTCCAGGAATCAATACCTGCAGGCGTTGAAGAAATGATCAGCAATCTGCATCATATCCGTAATGGATTGAATGGCGATTTCGCCAGCAAAGTAGAGCAGTTGAATGCGATTACCAGGCCACTGGTAGAAAGCACCGTAACCAGGCGGGAACGTAAATGGCGTAAGATTGCTACCTACTCTGTAGCTGCTTTTGGGTTAATGTTGATAGGGCATTTTATTTTATCCTATCTGCCATTGCAACAATTAGCCGATTCTACTATTGCCTGGTATGGTACATTAGACAGTAATTTTCATTGGATTTTATTAGCAGGCTTTCTGGCACAGATTGTAGATGGCGCACTGGGTATGGGTTACGGAGTAACCAGCGCTACCATCCTGTTATCGGCCGGCATCAACCTTAGTGCTATCAGCAGCAGTATTCACACGGCCGAAATGTTTGCCAGTGGGGCTTCGGGCTATAGTCATTATAAGTTTGGTAACGTAAATAAAAAGCTGTTCCGGGTATTGGTAATTCCGGGTGTGATAGGGGCGGTAGCAGGAGCATGGCTGCTAAGTAAATATGGCGATAGCTATGCTAATTACCTGAAACCTGTTATGGCGGCTTATACCTTGTTGCTGGGTGTGCGTATTTTATTTAACGCGTTCAGAAAACAAATGCGTAAGAAAAAGTTTAAGAATTATCGTGTACTGGCAGTAGTGGGCGGTTTCCTGGATTCTTTTGGCGGCGGTGGCTGGGGGCCTATTGTTACCAGCACCCTTATTGCCCGGGGCCGTAATCCTAAATATGTAATTGGTTCTATCAGTCTTACGGAGTTTTTTGTTACCCTGGCAAGCGCCCTTACTTTCTTCTCACTCATTGGCGTAAGTCATTGGCAGGCTATCATTGCTTTAATATTAGGTGGATTGATTGCTGCGCCTATTGCGGCTAAGATTGCAGGAAAATTACCCAGAAAAGCATCATTTATTTTGTTAGGAGTGCTTGTTATTGTTTGGAGCCTTCGTATACTTGTAAAAATATTTTAA
- the cobA gene encoding uroporphyrinogen-III C-methyltransferase: MLTGTNNGKVILAAAGPGDPELITAKAIRYLQQAEVVLTDRLVSDDIIRWYVNPAAELVYVGKQCRRGASTPQQSINELLVHHAQRGKLVVRLKGGDVSIFSNVLDELMVLKANNIAYEIVPGVTAALGAAAYAGIPLTARGYTTSVRFLTSYQSDVVSEAYWKELAHTSDTLVFYMSAETIEGVVANLLKYGIANNVHIAVVEQATTPLQNVYTCNIHEYATKLKGQALVSPSLVIIGTVVALHEQFGWVANSNSKEYYFKPVASLQHSNNAYNSAAHVSRA; the protein is encoded by the coding sequence ATGTTAACAGGTACTAACAACGGAAAGGTGATACTGGCGGCGGCTGGTCCCGGCGATCCTGAGCTGATTACAGCAAAGGCGATACGTTACCTGCAGCAGGCTGAGGTGGTGTTAACAGACAGGCTGGTAAGTGACGATATTATCCGCTGGTATGTAAATCCCGCAGCTGAACTGGTATACGTAGGCAAACAATGCCGCAGAGGTGCTTCTACACCACAGCAGTCTATAAACGAGCTGCTGGTACATCACGCCCAACGGGGCAAACTGGTGGTTCGGTTAAAAGGAGGGGATGTGTCTATCTTTTCTAATGTACTGGACGAACTGATGGTGCTAAAAGCCAACAATATTGCTTACGAAATAGTACCTGGCGTAACAGCCGCTTTAGGGGCTGCCGCTTATGCAGGCATTCCTTTAACCGCACGGGGGTATACTACCTCGGTGCGGTTTTTAACCAGCTACCAATCTGATGTGGTAAGTGAAGCTTACTGGAAAGAGCTGGCCCATACCAGCGATACGCTGGTGTTTTATATGAGTGCCGAAACCATTGAGGGGGTAGTGGCAAACCTGCTGAAATATGGTATTGCCAATAATGTGCATATAGCGGTAGTGGAACAGGCAACAACGCCACTGCAAAATGTATACACCTGCAATATTCACGAGTATGCAACGAAGTTGAAGGGGCAGGCACTGGTATCGCCTTCGCTGGTGATTATTGGTACTGTGGTGGCATTGCACGAACAGTTTGGCTGGGTTGCCAACAGCAACAGCAAAGAATATTACTTTAAGCCGGTTGCTTCTCTACAACATTCTAATAACGCTTATAATTCAGCAGCGCATGTTAGCAGAGCCTAA